The Candidatus Eisenbacteria bacterium genomic sequence GATGCGGACGCGGGGGCGATCGAGGTCCGCGTGGAGGAGGGGGGCGGCGCTCTCATCGAGGTCTCCGACGACGGCGCCGGAATGGACGCCGAGGACGCGCGCCTCGCCTTCGCGCGCCACGCGACGAGCAAGATCCGGGACGCCGACGACATCCTCCGTGTCGCCACGTTCGGTTTTCGGGGCGAGGCGCTCCCGAGCATCGCCTCGGTGGCGGAGGTCGAGCTCCTCACCGCTCCCGAAGGGGGGGAGGGCACTCGCCTCGTTCTTCGCGCCGGACGTTTGATCCGCGAAGAGAAAGCCGCCCGGGCGCGCGGGACCACGATCGCCGTCCGCAACCTCTTCTTCAACACCCCGGCGAGACGTAAATTTTTGAAGAGCGAACCGACCGAGGAGAAGAGGATCCGGAGAGCGGTGATCGCGCAGGCGCTCTCCGAGAGGGACGTCGCCTTCCGCTACCTTCGGGACGGCGAGGAGGTCTTTCATCTCCCCGCCGGCGAGGACCTCCGTCTTCGCCTCGCGCGCCTCTTCGGGCGCCCCTTCGCGGACGAGCTCGTCCTCGCCGAGGGGAAGGAGCACGGACCGGTCGTCTTCGGGTTCGTGTCGAAGATCGACGCCGCGCGCGGGACGCGGGATTATCAGTTCTTCCACGTGAACCGCCGGCCGGTGCAGCAGGCCTTGCTTCATCAAGCGGTCGCCGCTGCGTATCAGGGGGCGCTCCCGAGAGGACGACATCCGGCGTACGTCCTCTCCCTCACGATCGATCCGGAGTTCGTCGACGTGAACATCCACCCCACGAAGAGGGAGGTTCGCTTCTCGCCGGAGCGGACCGTCTTCGCCGCGGTGCAGGCGGCGGTCGGGCGCGCCCTTCGATCGGAATCGAGCCTTCCCCGCTTGTGGAAGGAGAAACCGGAGACGCCGCGAACGGGGGAGAGTCGGGGCGAACCGCGTCCGCTCGATCTTCCCCCCGCGCGCGAGGGGAGTTGGACGTACCATCCCGATTCGCGCGCCGTGGAATCGGAGCCGGCGGAAGCCGAGGGGGAAGGATGGCTTGCGCGCGCCGATCTCTCGCGCGTCCATCAGATCGGGAACACGTTTCTCGTGACCGCCGCGCCCGAGGGGATCCTGATCGCGGATCAGCACACCGTCCACGAGCGGATTCTCTTCGAGGAGACTCTCGCGCGGATCGAGCGAAGATCGGGCGAGTCGCAGCGCCTCCTCTTTCCGGAGACGGTCGAGGCGGATCCCGACCTCGTTCGGATCGCGGAGGAGAACTGCGAAACGATCGAGGCGGCCGGCTTTCTCGTCCACCCGGCCGGACCGCGGGGGCTTCTTCTCGAGGGGACGCCGCCCGGGCTTCGGACAAGCGAACCGAGGCGCTTCCTCATCGACTTCCTCGAGTCGCTCGGCGAGACGGAGCGCTCGGACGAGCCGCGCGAGAAGCGCGTCGCCGCGTCGGTCGCATGCCACGGCGCCGTCCGCGCGGGGGATCCGCTCGCGCCGGAGGAGAGGAGCGCCCTTCTCCGGCGGCTTCGCGCCTGCCACGAGCCGCTCCGCTGCCCGCACGGACGCCCGACCTTCCTCACCGTCTCCTCCGAGGAGCTCGCGCGGCGGTTTCTTCGCACATGAACGATCCGATCCTCGCCCTCGTGGGTCCGACCGCCTCGGGAAAGACCGAGGTCGGGATTCTTCTCGCCGAGCGTCTCGACGGCGAGATCCTCTCCGCGGACGCGCGGCAGGTGTACCGAAGGCTCGACATCGGGACCGCGAAGCCGTCGGCGGAGGAGCGCGCCCGCGCGGCGCATCATCTTCTCGATCTCGCCGAACCGGACGAGACGTTC encodes the following:
- a CDS encoding DNA mismatch repair endonuclease MutL; this translates as DADAGAIEVRVEEGGGALIEVSDDGAGMDAEDARLAFARHATSKIRDADDILRVATFGFRGEALPSIASVAEVELLTAPEGGEGTRLVLRAGRLIREEKAARARGTTIAVRNLFFNTPARRKFLKSEPTEEKRIRRAVIAQALSERDVAFRYLRDGEEVFHLPAGEDLRLRLARLFGRPFADELVLAEGKEHGPVVFGFVSKIDAARGTRDYQFFHVNRRPVQQALLHQAVAAAYQGALPRGRHPAYVLSLTIDPEFVDVNIHPTKREVRFSPERTVFAAVQAAVGRALRSESSLPRLWKEKPETPRTGESRGEPRPLDLPPAREGSWTYHPDSRAVESEPAEAEGEGWLARADLSRVHQIGNTFLVTAAPEGILIADQHTVHERILFEETLARIERRSGESQRLLFPETVEADPDLVRIAEENCETIEAAGFLVHPAGPRGLLLEGTPPGLRTSEPRRFLIDFLESLGETERSDEPREKRVAASVACHGAVRAGDPLAPEERSALLRRLRACHEPLRCPHGRPTFLTVSSEELARRFLRT